The Pseudoxanthomonas sp. CF385 region GCCGGCCATCGCCTTGTACGTCAGCATCGCGGCCACGTCTTCGAGCGGGGCGGCGGGATCGGCAGGCGCCTCGACCACGCGCGCGGACACGCCGCCGGCCTCGGCCGAAAGCGCCACGCCCTGTCGCGCCGCATCCGGCGTGGCGAGATTGGCGATGTTGTGCGCCGCGGCCTGCATGCCGAGCGAGGCGGCGCGCAGGCCCGAGGTGGCGATGCCGGCGATGGGGGTCATGCGAGCGCTCCGCAGGGTTTCCAGCCTCGATATCGGCCGGGTCCGGCCCCACTTTAGCCCCGCGTCCACGGCCCGCCGACGGCCGGGTGGTAGCATGTCGCCCTCTTCGAGATTCCCCCTGAAATGATCGGTTTTTTCCGCCGCAAGAAGCCCCAGGACGGCCCGGACGCCGCCCCGTCCCGTCCCAGCACCGAAGACCTCGCCGCCGCGTTCCCGCGCGCGCCCGGCGAAGCGCCGGCAGACACCGATGGTCTGGCGCAGGCGGCCGTCGCACCACCCGCGGCGGCCGTGCCCGAGGCCGCTGTCGCCGAACCCGACGCCCTGCCCGCCGCGCCGGCCGGCAAGTCCGGCTGGCGCGACCGCCTGCGCCGCACCAGCGCCGCGCTGGGCCTGGCCGGCCTGTTCACGCGCAACCCGCGCCTGGACGACGACCTGCTCGACGAGATCGAGACCGCACTGCTGACCGCCGACGTCGGCGTGCCGGCGACCACCGCCATCATCGAAGACCTGCGCAAGCGGATGAAGGAGCGCGAGTTCGCCGATGCGCAGGCGCTGCTGAAGGCGCTGCGCGCGGACCTGATCGCGCTGATCACGCCGGTGGCGAAGCCGCTGGTGATCGATGCCTCGCGCAAGCCTTTCGTCGTGCTGACGGTCGGGGTCAACGGCGTCGGCAAGACGACCACGATCGGCAAGCTCGCGCGCCGCTTCAAGCAGGACGGCCACAGCCTGATGCTGGCCGCCGGCGACACCTTCCGCGCCGCCGCCGTGGCGCAGCTGCAGACCTGGGGCGAGCGCAACGGCGTGCCCGTGGTCGCGCAGGGCCAGGATGCGGATGCGGCGTCGGTCGCGTTCGACGCGCTGCAGTCGGCCAAGTCGCGCGGCTTCGACGTGCTGATCGCCGACACCGCCGGCCGCCTGCACACGCAGACCGGCCTGATGAACGAGCTAGGCAAGATCCGCCGCGTGCTCGGCAAGATCGACGAGACCGCACCCCACGAGGTGCTGATGGTCATCGACGGCACCACCGGGCAGAACGCGCTTTCGCAGCTGCGCCAGTTCCACGCGGCCGTCGGCGTCACCGGCCTGGTGGTCACCAAGCTCGACGGCACCGCCAAGGGCGGCGTGGTGTTCGCGCTGGCGCGCGAGTTCGGCATCCCGATCCGCTACGCCGGCATCGGCGAGCGCGTGGAGGACCTGCGCGTGTTCGATGCGGAATCGTTCGTGGATGCGCTACTGCCGGAAGCGCTGGGTGGCGACTGACCTCGAGCTGCTTCGTGCGGGAGCGACGTCCGTCGCGATGACGACATCGCGGTACCCGATCGCGACTGACATCGTTCCCACAGGTTGCCGCGCGTGAGCGCTGCCTCCTTCGCCCAACGCCTGCTGGCATGGTTCGACCGGCACGGCCGCCACGACCTGCCCTGGCAGCATCCGCGCACGCCGTACCGCGTGTGGCTGTCGGAGATCATGCTGCAGCAGACGCAGGTGGCGACGGTCGTCCCGTACTTCCTGCGCTTCATCGACCGCTTCCCCACCCTGCCCGCTCTCGCCGCGGCCTCGACCGACGACGTGATGGCGCATTGGGCCGGGCTGGGCTACTACGCCCGTGCGCGCAACCTGCATGCGGCGGCGAAGGCCTGCGTGCGCGACCACGGCGGCGACCTGCCGCGCGACATCGAGGCCCTGCACGCGCTGCCCGGCATCGGCCGCAGCACCGCCGGCGCGATCCTGGCGCAGGCGTGGAACGATCGCTTTGCGATCCTCGACGGCAACGTCAAGCGCGTGCTCGCCCGTTTCCACGGCATCGCCGGCTGGCCTGGCTTGCCGGCGGTGGAGAAGTCGCTCTGGGCGCTGGCCGAAGAACACCTGCGCCATGTGCCGGACGGCCGCCTGGCCGACTACACCCAGGCGCAGATGGATTTCGGCGCCACCCTGTGCACGCGGGCGAAGCCGGCCTGCGCCGTGTGCCCGCTGCAGGACCACTGCGTGGCGCGCCGCGAAGGCCTGACCGGCGCGCTGCCGACACCGAAGCCGTCGAAACAGCTGCCCGAGCGCGAAGCCACCGCGTTGTGGCTGGAGAATCCCGCCGGCGACATCCTGCTGCAGCGGCGTCCCGAAACCGGCATCTGGGCCTCGCTGTGGACGCTGCCGCAGGCGGATACGGACGCGGGCATGCGCGACTGGTTCGCGCGCGAGATGAAGGGCGACTACGAGGCGGCGGAAGCACTGCCGCTGGTCGTGCACACCTTCAGCCACTACCGGCTGCACCTGCAACCGCTGCGCCTGCGCAAGGTCGCCCTGCGCGACGCGGTGCGCGACAATGACGGCCCCGGATCAGGTACGGGGCAAGCGCTGCGCTGGGTGGCGCGCGGCGAACTCGCCTCGCTCGGCCTGCCGGCGCCGATCCGCAAACTGCTAGGGAATTGACCGATGGCCCGCACCGTCTTCTGCCAGTACGAACACCGCGAAACGGAAGGCCTCGATTTCGTGCCTTACCCGGGCGAGCTGGGCAAGCGCATCTTCGCGAACGTGGGCAAACCCGCGTGGGCGGCATGGCTGGCGCACCAGACCATGTTGATCAACGAGAACCGCCTGTCGCCGCGCGACCCGAAGCATCGCGCCTTCCTCGAGGCGGAACTGGAGAAATTCCTGTTCGGCGGCGGCGCGGACAAGCCGGTCGGCTACGTTCCCACGCCGTAACCGCTGCGCGCCGTCAGTCCTTCTGGCGCTCGACGGCGGACGCTTCGCGCAGTTCCTTCTCGCTGGCGCGCAGGGCCTTCACGTCCAGCGGGCGGATGGTCTGGATGCGGCACGGGATCTTGATGCTGGAGGTGCCCGGCCCCACCGGCAGGACGTCATCGAAGCGGGCGTTCACGCGGTTGGCGAACTGGGTGATGCTGATCGCCGCCGCGGACTCCAGGTCCTGGCAGCGGCCGCCGAACTCCAGCAGGTAGGCCTCGTTCGGTTTCGTCCACACGGCCAGCGCCGAATCGCCGATCGGCGTCCAGCCGTTGAGATGGCCGAGGTAGCGGAAATCCTTGACCGGTTCGCCCGCGTGGTCGCGGTACAGGGCCAGTCTTTCGGCGGTGCTCAGCCTGCCGGTGGCGCAACCCGCCAGCACGGTGGCGGCCAGCAGGGCCAGGGGGATCAGGCGTTTCATGGTCGGACTCCTGTCGTTCCGGGGGCGGGCCCTCGATAACGCCGATGATGCGCCCGAGGTGGACTGGCGGCGCACGGCCGCCCGCGACGCGTTCAGCCCGGGTCCGGCTTGCCTTCCCCCGCGCCGATCCGTATCATCTGCGGCCTTCGCACCGGCTCCGCCGCCTGCGACAGATCCTGGCCTGGTAGCTCAGTTGGTAGAGCAGCGGATTGAAAATCCGCGTGTCGGTGGTTCGAATCCGCCCCGGGCCACCATATCGATTCCGGAAGGCCTGCAGCGATGCAGGCCTTTTTCGTATCCGTCGCCGGCGTCGCTGCGCCTGCACGCCGCGGCGCGACCGCCTCCCCTTCCGAGCCTTCCGGTCCCATGCCCGAGCCCATCCGCCTTGCCAAGCGCGTCGCCGAACTGACCGGCTGCTCGCGCGCCGAAGCCGAGCAGTACATCGAGGGCGGCTGGGTCACCGTGGATGGCGAAACGGTCGAAGCGCCACAGCACCCCGTCACCGACGAGCGGGTGGAGATCGATCCGGCCGCCGAACTCGGCGCGGCCGAGCCCGCCACGCTGCTGCTGCACAAGCCCGAAGGCATCGCCTGGCAGGAGGCCGCGGCACTGGCGGTGCCGGCCACGCACATGGCGGATGACGACAGCGGCGTGCGCCCGTTGAAACGCCACCTGCATCGCCTCACGGCGCTGGTGCCGCTGGATACCGAGGCCAGCGGACTGATGGTGCTCAGCCAGGATGGCCGCGTGTGGCGCCGCCTGACCGAGGACTATGCGCAGATCGAGCAGGAGTTCGTGGTGGAAGTCCGCGGCGAAAGCGGGCCGTACACGCTCAGCCGCATCGGCCACGCGGCCACCTACCAGGGGCGCGGGCTGGCGCCGTGCAAGGTCAGCTGGCAGAACGAGGTGCGGCTGCGGTTTGCGATCAAGAACGTGCAACCCGGCGAGCTGCGCCACCGTTGCCGCGAAGGCGGGCTCGAAGTGGTATCGATCCGCCGTCTCCGCATCGGCCGCGTCGCACTGGCGAAGGTGCCGGTCGGCCAGTGGCGTTATCTGCCGGTGGGCGTGCGCTTCTAAGACCGCGCCTGCCGCCCCGCGCGGCGACCTGCGCCTGTCGCGGCGATGCGCCATCGGATGAAAATGAGTGTCGCGACACCGAAAAACATCCGACGTTGCATCAAGAAGGGGCAACGTTGACCGTTAGTGTTAGAAGAAACACTGAAAAAGGGTCAGCGTTGGACCTTAGTGAGAGAAGAAACACCGAAAAACATCCAACGCCGGACCTTAGTGAGAGACGAGACACCGAAAAACATCCGGCGCCGCATCAAAAAGGGGCAACTTTGGCCCTTA contains the following coding sequences:
- the mutY gene encoding A/G-specific adenine glycosylase → MSAASFAQRLLAWFDRHGRHDLPWQHPRTPYRVWLSEIMLQQTQVATVVPYFLRFIDRFPTLPALAAASTDDVMAHWAGLGYYARARNLHAAAKACVRDHGGDLPRDIEALHALPGIGRSTAGAILAQAWNDRFAILDGNVKRVLARFHGIAGWPGLPAVEKSLWALAEEHLRHVPDGRLADYTQAQMDFGATLCTRAKPACAVCPLQDHCVARREGLTGALPTPKPSKQLPEREATALWLENPAGDILLQRRPETGIWASLWTLPQADTDAGMRDWFAREMKGDYEAAEALPLVVHTFSHYRLHLQPLRLRKVALRDAVRDNDGPGSGTGQALRWVARGELASLGLPAPIRKLLGN
- a CDS encoding oxidative damage protection protein; translated protein: MARTVFCQYEHRETEGLDFVPYPGELGKRIFANVGKPAWAAWLAHQTMLINENRLSPRDPKHRAFLEAELEKFLFGGGADKPVGYVPTP
- a CDS encoding DUF6491 family protein — protein: MKRLIPLALLAATVLAGCATGRLSTAERLALYRDHAGEPVKDFRYLGHLNGWTPIGDSALAVWTKPNEAYLLEFGGRCQDLESAAAISITQFANRVNARFDDVLPVGPGTSSIKIPCRIQTIRPLDVKALRASEKELREASAVERQKD
- a CDS encoding rRNA pseudouridine synthase, whose product is MPEPIRLAKRVAELTGCSRAEAEQYIEGGWVTVDGETVEAPQHPVTDERVEIDPAAELGAAEPATLLLHKPEGIAWQEAAALAVPATHMADDDSGVRPLKRHLHRLTALVPLDTEASGLMVLSQDGRVWRRLTEDYAQIEQEFVVEVRGESGPYTLSRIGHAATYQGRGLAPCKVSWQNEVRLRFAIKNVQPGELRHRCREGGLEVVSIRRLRIGRVALAKVPVGQWRYLPVGVRF